Proteins from a genomic interval of Chanos chanos chromosome 3, fChaCha1.1, whole genome shotgun sequence:
- the LOC115807120 gene encoding cytochrome b ascorbate-dependent protein 3, with product MSSAPLFYLSYVLCVTLGFVCVVFVCYWNASWRGGFAWDGSGLQFNWHPVLMVTGLVVLYGNAVVLYRIPLTWGQTKQPWKLLHALELLMAMFFSILGLCAVFDFHHANNIPDLYSLHSWLGISTTVLFTVQWVLGLGAFLFPCSPVPFRALFKPVHVWMGHAIFILSLISCISGINEKLILTLNGRNGSSEEAYSALPAEALFANSLGILIIAFGLVVLKILSNQKWQRPQCNQEESVTPLLPERC from the exons ATGAGCTCAGCACCACTCTTCTACTTATCCTATGTGCTATGTGTGACCcttgggtttgtctgtgtggtgtttgtgtgctaCTGGAATGCAAGCTGGAGAGGAGGTTTTGCTTGGGATGGATCAGGTTTGCAGTTCAATTGGCACCCTGTCCTGATGGTTACTGGTCTGGTGGTGCTTTATGGCAATG CTGTGGTCCTTTACCGTATTCCTCTAACCTGGGGGCAGACCAAGCAGCCCTGGAAGCTACTGCATGCTCTTGAACTGCTCATGGCCATGTTTTTCTCCATCCTGGGCCTATGTGCTGTTTTTGATTTCCACCATGCTAACAACATCCCTGACCTCTACTCATTGCACAGCTGGCTGGGTATCAGTACAACAGTCCTTTTTACTGTGCAG TGGGTTTTGGGACTAGGAGCCTTTCTATTCCCCTGCTCCCCTGTGCCATTCAGAGCACTCTTCAAACCTGTCCATGTTTGGATGGGCCACGCCATTTTCATCCTCAGTTTGATTTCCTGTATCTCCGGTATCAATGAAAAACTCATTCTGACACT AAACGGCAGAAATGGAAGCAGTGAAGAGGCATACTCTGCTTTGCCTGCTGAGGCGCTGTTTGCTAACTCACTAGGCATTCTCATAATTGCTTTTGGATTAGTGGTCCTGAAaattctgtccaatcagaagTGGCAGAGACCACAGTGCAACCAGGAggagtctgttaca CCACTGCTTCCTGAGAGATGTTGA
- the LOC115807123 gene encoding uncharacterized protein LOC115807123, translating into MAAFVAHPSVRVKGSEHTYTPVLCQDEKCAGREKGVHMHCPLCSVAEAYQDPVILRAHYRIKHVDKGIDFAGLKVLRCCNHCEIVGTIKGEKRFKGAHWHCYRCRNGFNRRDEAIKHYKTHFRNPHTTFQIQVTQEVNCRQYYDQSPEAHPKAYSGLAVNLGSAGDSAAIGSVLTHPVLTTTTSTETLLTVEPKHSNASNGMSLGAEEEVGSSQHASEQTQTLVLMDPDVQGGNLIYEETTGFITEQAREGTEQTLLLQKQLIELHQQNEILRQEKDSVERRLRAEIQQLKDQVASLVRSNVKMFEELQLYRSPESNQDNVAKLLESLEAQHKELLLTQLASLRKELLCQTEALPLNGHTGVLEISADQAGPDQDGSGAETEVQESVGGALTTLEIVEMQLESAQENLKTELVELDSIQAETLPSLDRPNLDTAVTETSYNASEALEEVDGTAPPSSLRKRASDDESGETSDNKVQRVS; encoded by the exons ATGGCTGCTTTTGTT GCTCATCCTTCTGTCCGAGTCAAAGGCTCAGAGCACACTTACACCCCAGTGCTGTGCCAAGATGAGAAATGTGCAGGCCGGGAAAAAGGCGTCCACATGCACTGCCCCCTGTGCAGTGTGGCAGAGGCTTATCAGGACCCAGTTATTTTGCGGGCACACTACCGTATTAAACATGTGGACAAGGGAATTGATTTTGCTG GCTTGAAGGTGTTGCGTTGTTGTAACCATTGTGAGATTGTTGGCACCATTAAAGGGGAGAAGAGATTTAAAGGCGCTCACTGGCATTGCTACCGTTGCCGAAATGGCTTCAACCGCAGGGATGAAGCCATCAAACACTATAAGACACACTTTCGCAACCCCCACACTACCTTTCAGATCCAGGTCACACAG GAGGTGAACTGTAGGCAATATTATGACCAGAGCCCAGAGGCCCATCCGAAAGCTTACAGTGGGCTGGCAGTGAACCTGGGCAGTGCTGGAGATAGCGCAGCCATTGGTTCAGTTCTTACCCATCCTGTTCTGACTACAACCACTAGCACTGAAACCTTACTCACAGTGGAACCAAAG CATAGCAATGCAAGTAATGGGATGTCATTGGGTGCAGAGGAAGAGGTAGGATCCTCCCAACATGcatcagaacagacacagacgctAGTTCTCATGGACCCTGATGTTCAGGGTGGGAATCTGATATATGAGGAGACTACTGGATTCATCACTGAACAG GCCAGGGAAGGTACAGAGCAGACCCTGCTGCTGCAGAAACAGCTCATTGAACTCCATCAGCAGAATGAGATTCTACGtcaggagaaagacagtgtggAGAGGAGGCTCCGGGCTGAGATACAACAACTCAAAGACcag GTTGCAAGCCTGGTTCGCTCTAATGTGAAGATGTTTGAGGAGCTACAGCTGTACAGATCTCCCGAGAGTAACCAGGACAATGTGGCCAAACTC CTGGAGAGTTTAGAGGCCCAGCACAAAGAGCTGCTGCTGACACAGCTGGCATCTCTGAGGAAGGAGCTTCTGTGTCAGACTGAGGCTCTACCACTCAACGGCCACACAGGGGTGCTGGAGATAAGTGCAGACCAAGCAGGGCCAGACCAAGATGGGTCAGGGGCAGAGACGGAGGTTCAGGAATCGGTAGGGGGCGCTCTAACAACGCTGGAGATAGTGGAGATGCAGTTGGAGTCGGCACAGGAGAACCTTAAAACGGAGCTTGTAGAACTGGATTCCATACAGGCAGAAACTCTGCCCAGTCTGGACAGGCCTAATTTGGACACAGCCGTGACTGAGACCTCTTACAACGCGTCTGAGGCCCTGGAGGAAGTGGACGGGACAGCGCCACCATCGTCATTGCGGAAACGCGCCTCTGACGATGAGTCAGGGGAAACAAGTGATAACAAAGTGCAGCGTGTCAGCTGA
- the mzt2b gene encoding mitotic-spindle organizing protein 2 isoform X1 has protein sequence MSHSAQTNPMPTAPDSPALGVTVSGNVQKYSIKKKKVLNAEETELFELTQAAGIVMDQEVFKIIVDLLKMNVAPLAVFQTLKAMCAGQRITDTSTGDTSTASHSTTAPTESKEDDSVVTGKSTKNPTPHPTPSTPAARPARGGAKIVVYGTSDTSSPLSQVRSKGGTGHGEKSGRDGSSQRVPRQTSATRGQKSAKSSGSSSSSSQLTSS, from the exons ATGTCTCACTCAGCGCAAACCAACCCGATGCCCACCGCACCGGACTCGCCTGCCTTGGGTGTCACGGTCAGCGGAAATGTACAGAAATACAgcataaagaagaaaaaagtccTAAACGCAGAAGAGACTGAACTCTTTGAGCTCACACAAGCCGCGGGTATTGTCATGGATCAGGAGGTCTTTAA GATCATAGTGGATCTTTTGAAGATGAACGTTGCTCCGCTAGCCGTCTTCCAGACCTTAAAGGCAATGTGTGCGGGCCAAAggatcacagacacatccactgGTGACACTTCTACTGCATCTCACTCCACCACAGCCCCCACTGAATCCAAAG AGGATGACTCTGTAGTTACTGGAAAGAGCACTAAAAATCCCACCCCACACCCTACCCCATCCACTCCCGCTGCACGCCCTGCCAGGGGAGGGGCTAAGATAGTGGTCTACGGCACATCTGACACGAGTTCTCCACTCTCTCAAG TGCGCAGTAAAGGGGGGACAGGACATGGGGAGAAGTCCGGCCGGGATGGCTCCAGCCAGCGGGTCCCACGACAGACTAGTGCCACCAGGGGGCAGAAGAGTGCCAAGAGTTCTGGCAGTAGCAGCTCATCCTCCCAGCTTACCTCCAGTTAA
- the mzt2b gene encoding mitotic-spindle organizing protein 2 isoform X2: MSHSAQTNPMPTAPDSPALGVTVSGNVQKYSIKKKKVLNAEETELFELTQAAGIVMDQEVFKIIVDLLKMNVAPLAVFQTLKAMCAGQRITDTSTGDTSTASHSTTAPTESKVRSKGGTGHGEKSGRDGSSQRVPRQTSATRGQKSAKSSGSSSSSSQLTSS, translated from the exons ATGTCTCACTCAGCGCAAACCAACCCGATGCCCACCGCACCGGACTCGCCTGCCTTGGGTGTCACGGTCAGCGGAAATGTACAGAAATACAgcataaagaagaaaaaagtccTAAACGCAGAAGAGACTGAACTCTTTGAGCTCACACAAGCCGCGGGTATTGTCATGGATCAGGAGGTCTTTAA GATCATAGTGGATCTTTTGAAGATGAACGTTGCTCCGCTAGCCGTCTTCCAGACCTTAAAGGCAATGTGTGCGGGCCAAAggatcacagacacatccactgGTGACACTTCTACTGCATCTCACTCCACCACAGCCCCCACTGAATCCAAAG TGCGCAGTAAAGGGGGGACAGGACATGGGGAGAAGTCCGGCCGGGATGGCTCCAGCCAGCGGGTCCCACGACAGACTAGTGCCACCAGGGGGCAGAAGAGTGCCAAGAGTTCTGGCAGTAGCAGCTCATCCTCCCAGCTTACCTCCAGTTAA